The genomic interval GTGACGAATGTCCCAGGCCCCATGACCATGCGTTAATATGAGCATGTGGCTCAGTGTGGATTTATGTGCGAGTGAAGGAACAATGAATGAgattaaagtaaaacaaaaaggagcggAGTTGCCTCCCACCCACACAACAAGCTCAATCCGCCTCACTAGAATTACCTCGGCTGAAGACAAGTTATCAGCAGACGCAGGCTTTGGTTTCTGCGCGCTGAGCAGCGAGTCCTTCAGATCTTTCAGCTCGACCTCAAATTCGTCTCTTTGCGAACGAGATTTCAGCAGCCTGAGGAAAAGAaagtaaatgtgaaaaaaaaaaaaaaaaacagtaaaaaaaagccTCACAGGGACTAATCTGAATTTTGTTTATAGAGAAATACAAAAGAATCCGGTTTGGTTTCTGCAAATCTTTCAGGCAAATGGCCCTTTTTGGCAAAGGTCCAAGAAAAACCTCTGAATAAGGATTCTCCTGTTATCAAGAAgatgcatttcatttcagcGGATTAAGCCCAGGCCTCCTGCTGTTAACCAGTGACATGGGGAAATCTTTTGGGGAAAGTTTTGCCGATGGGGTGCTTACGGTTCTTCTTGATGTGGAATGAGGAGGTTTCCAGATGAGCTTTGGGCTAATTTTTTTATCTCACAAATTGCAGAGCAGACGTGGTCGGGCACAGTTTGTCTACTGCTCTGCAACAGTTGTGTACTCTCTGATCTGTGTACTGTCCAAGGCCTGAGATCGTTGGATAACGTCTTTCCATGTAATGTGCATTTCAAAAGGCTAACTCGCCTTTCTGTTGGTATTTGATATTACAATCTGTCCTCGAAAGTAATAGCAGTAGATCATCACactatacacagacacacacacacgctaaagtCTGCAGTGGcgaacaacaaacaaagcacaaGGGGATTAAAGCACTACGCTAATCGGTTAATGAGGCATTTTAAGCCAAGttgcattcattatttattcaaaatcaATTATGTTGAATAACAATTAAATCCGAGCATCTTTTGTTAagattgaaaaacatttttttaatttcattgatTCATCTGGATTCAATCTTGACAATTATTCAAGATTTCTGaataatgattattttattagGATTGATTGATTTGGTTTATTGTCACTGGATTACAAAATATTTCACATATCTGATGATCAAAATCATCAGATATCATGGAACCCGCTCTGATATGACCAGAGTGGGTTTTGTTTATGCTCAAGTGATTCCAGGGAACACATCGGTGCTGATTGCAAACGAGGCTAAAGCTACTCAAACCAAACACGGTGAGattgattctctctctcacgtTCGACTGCTGGCGGCGTGCGTCCCGCTCCTGCTGAATGACAAGTCAAGTGAAAGAGGgcatacattaaaaaataactccccaaaaaaaaaaaaaaaaagtttcatcagtgatttcacattgttttttttggtgatAAAAGTGTAAAACTTTGTGGAGTGCGTTTGAAGCGGTTATGGCTTCATAATCAGTTGGGGTTATCTCCATATTCATAGTCTTTGAACGTTACGTCATGCTTGtgcagtgcttttttttttcttgcgtcCTTTGAAGTCAGATACTGAAAAAGATACAGTGCGTCTATTCCAAGCCCACAATTGAGTGATAAAATTCCAGAAAAGGCGTATAGACACTAACTCTTCTCGGGTGTTGTGCAGCTCCTGGGCCGCGCTGTCCAGCCGTGTCTTCCACTGCTTCTCCTGATGCCTGCAGCCGTCCAATTCGTCCTGCAGCGTCAACATGGAGGAGTTCACCCTCTCCCGCTCTTCTTCGATCTGCTCCTGCGACTGAAACGCGGCcgcgcacaaacacgcaaacaatTACTTTACGAGTCACGTTGAATTATTTCTTAACCCCCCTTTTCATTATGATGTTGCAGAAACGCAGTGATTCAGAAAGGAGTTTCCCCAAACCCAAATCCATCACATCTCATAGTTCAGTTTCTATTCCAGGCAAATAAGGATCCGACTCCTTTAATTCTGCCGCCGCCAAATAAATCGCCACATCAAAAAGCAGCTGCCAGCCAGACTGCTTGTTTCCTGCTCTCGAGCTGCGTTATACTTTCTTTCCCTGACGCTGCCGTTTCGAGAATCTAACGATCTATTCCCGCACACATATATGATTCAAATTTCCTCCACACCACATCCGCCAGTACGACACTCCAAAAATAGTCAACTGGAAAACTTTCACGCCGCAATCACAAGTCGGAAAATTCTCTTTGTGGAAGTCTTCGCACGGGCTCATCCTGACCCCGTGAAGCCCCGACACACTGACAGCACGccgacacacaaaacacaacaacaagacATAGCGTGAGTGAATAAGGAGACGGATGCAACTTCAAAGCACAATTGAATAAGGACATAATTACGGATGCAGAACACACAGCCTCCCTGACAGGTCTAACCTGACTGTTCTCCCAGTACATCTGTACAAAACGAGGCTCGGCAAAGAAAACTCATGTTGTGAATGTTTCCGTCTACAAAGACGTCACCAGCGAACTATTCaaagtatataataataatcaaaaaattcaaatgaattgaAGTTACCGGGAGCTCAAAAATAAACCGTCAAAGAGTTTATGAATCCTCTGGTTAATTTCTTTGTCATCTCCAGGCGCTTCCTTTGACACGGACTCAACATAATGAGAAAAGACAATGTGAAAATATGCGGCAGAGTGCAGGTCTGTGCTACGCAACTGAACGGCCCTCTATttttaactaaaataaaacaagtaaatgctgaaaaacacTTTTATAAAGTGAGTGCAGGCATTCATCAGTGTGCAGAATCTTATGTTTGTGATCCAGAGCTGAAGCGGACTTAAAGACAGAAAATGGAGATCTGGCCGAGCTATTCTCTTAACGGGGGATTTATTACCGTCTCGTTTTGTTATTTGTTCACTTTATTGAATGACTAGTGTTGGTTCAGTGACATCATTAGAATCTCACCAGTACACACTCTTCGTACGGTAAAGTAACTGCACAATGTAGATGATCAAACTTGCTTTACTTTTAAAGAAGACCTATCAGGCCAATGGTCCTCGACAAGAATGTTAGATTTTCCTTCTGTACCATCAGTCTGATGACTCTTATTCTGCACTGCTCATTTAAGCCTGAACAGTTTTATCCACTAGAAAAAAATGAACCACTGCTTCCCTGCAGTTCAGCCCCAGTAGACCTTAAGGGCTCCTAGGATGGAGCCACCCACCTGTGTGAACTGCTCCATGGTTGTCCTCAGGTTGTCCATGTCCTGGCTGTACTGCTCCCTCAGGGCCTCCATCTCCCTGTCATGGCACTCCACTTCCTCCTTCAACGCCCCCTTCAGGGCCGTCAGCTCCCGCTCCCGCTGGCGTAGGACCTCCTCCTGGCGCCGACGCAACATGGCGGCCTCAGACAGGTCGGCCTGCAGAGACATCACGTCCTGCAGGGAGACACGGTCAGATGGATGGAGAAGCGAGAAATGCGgcaatgttttcatttgtgtgtgtgaatgtgttccTCCCATAATTTGCAGAAGTACCGTCTGCTCTGAGTGGGGCGAGTTTTCTGAAgccctcctcagctcctcctgaaGTTCAGCCAGCTGATCATCCTGTAGGCGCAGACGAGACTCCGCCCCCTCTCTGGCCATTCGCTCCTCGGACagtctgcacacagacacacacaggttatCAATATAGTAACgccacacacaataacacaataacGAGCCCATCAAGTCAGGTTGCCGCGGCAAAAGAGCCACAGGACAACATGAAGGGGCTTATTGTtgatgcgcacgcacacacacacacacacacacacacacacacacacacacacacacacacacacacacacacacacacacacacacacacaggtgtacacacaaaaacaggtcCTTACTCATCTTGGACTTGCTGCAGTTCTTCCTTGCAGCAAATAAGTTGCCCCTGAAGCTCCTCAAGTTTCCCCTTTTGGAGGCTGCCGTCAAATCGTCCCTATTGTGtagaatgtaaacacacacacacacacacacacacgcacacaaacagagagagagaaagcatgtGAGGGGCAaggtgagacagagagaaacaggACAAACAGcgagcacaaaacacacacacacacaccgaggagCACTGGAAGCATCACAACAGAGTGTCTAAGTCAACTTTGCTGATGCATTATGCCCTCTGTACTATCTGACACTTTAAAAGCAGAAACCCTGACTCGGATTCCTTGCCCTAGTTTCTGACAGTTAGAAATCTAGGCCCGGCAGTGTGCTCAGATATGgtcaaaagagagagacagccTGCTCACATTTAAAACTTTTTCTTAGAGGCTGTTACGGGAGCAGAACACCCCCTCAGCCCCGTCAGGGCTCCCGCTCTGTGAAAAGGAGGCGCAGCCGGCccatgatccccccccccctcttatcgTCCTACACGCTCATTACAGGGACGCACACGGAAGCAGAAGAAGGGAGACAGAGCGAGGATCACGGATGGTTTCGCTCCTCGGGGGGAACTCACTTCTCAGTGGCGTAATACGAGGATGCATTTTGTACAGATTTGCTTCATTTTCCTCTGGCCCCCTGCAGATAAATCCGTTCCGGGATATTTCAGTTACTGTCTGTCCTCACAACGAGATAATTAATAGAAGATAAGATTTTCTTTCGAGTGCTTTGGTTGAATTGCATCAGCTGTATTCATGTATGTATTAATCTACAGTTAAAGAGACCTGGCCTGCAGTCTTAGCAGAACTACTTAGTAGGACTCAAagataaaaaactaaaatgttctgTAATGGTATATTAAAGATTATTTCATCAGACTTTTGCTTTTTTCCTTCATGAATCACTAGTAAATGTTATTGCTTCAATCCAAGAGAAGCAAAGGGAGAGGAGCAGCTTCTTCTGGGTATTTCAGTATTGAGCCCCAAATAAACTGATTGAAGATGCAGAATGCAACATTACTTTTCTGTTAATTGTTGGCTTCCATTCAATGTTGTCCTTGTATTACCCCTTTCCAATGTGGATaacttctatatatatatatagattggATGTTATCTGGTTGTATCACTGATTGCTTCAAAACAGACTTGGAGGATCCCTCTGTATAATATACACTCATGTGATCCTGCTCTGATCTTATGTTTTCAAATCATGCAGACAAAAGCAATGTTTTGGTTTCGAGGCAGAGCCGGAGAAAACGGAAATAGCCTCAGGCGGAAAACAAACATTGTGAACCCCTTCGCCCTGCAGTCTGATGCTGCCTGTGGACGTTCCAGTAGCTGTTAGCACTTCTGAAGAGCCCGAGATGAATgctgcaaaagaaaacagcaactAAATAAAGTGAAGTGGGCAGCATGGTTACAGCCTTAAAGAACATGGCACGGTTTTCACCACAACACCAAAAAGGATCTGTGCTAtctggcaacccccccccccacaagctGGGGCCAGGTTCCAGACCAATTCAATTATTGATGGGTCTCAATGACTGGCTGCTCAACACACACTGAGCCCTCAACAGCTTTCCTCTGCAGGTGCACCGTTGCCAAGAGACAAGACGGGCAAACAATTCAGACGCAGCCATGGTCACCACACCGCTGAGAAGTACATAACAAGGGGGTCATACATAATCAAGAGGATGCAATATGAGAATCTCCAGGACACAGAGGAATAACTCATGTATGTAGATTTATGCAGAAGGATGCAAATTAACTGGAAGTGGTGGGCTAGTAAAAAGCGTGGCGCAATCATTTTAATACGGTTTCACAGGAGCACAAAGGAGCAAAGCTGCCGCCAAAAATGACAGCGGAATACTCTGCATGCTCCTTTATTCTTGCATTTTTTGGCATGTCCAAAGAGGATCCTTGGAGACAAAGTGAATGAGATACTCGTAtcctcagagaggaggagacggtgcCAACCATCTGTTAACTTAGCAAGAGCTACTCTGTTGAGAAGAAGACGCCCGTCAGACACCACATCTCAGCTACGTGAACCTTTGAGATGACATTGTTTGTAACACAATACTTAGCATGAACTTGTATGCTTCCAATATTACTGTTTTCTATTCTGTAAAGAGTGCCAGTGAGTGTACACGTCGTACCTTTACACTGCCGTTTGTCTCGGCGACGGGGTTGGCGTTTCTTCTAAAGGACGCTTCCCTCTCGGTGATGCTGATAAATAAACCGGGGACAGAGGTTCAGATTAGAAAAGCACGTGTATTTGCATTCGGTCGCATCGTACAATGCCTGTGGACATTCCGCAGCGGGATcaataaaggattatcttatcTCGTGACACGCTTGATGTTTACTTACCCGTTTTTAAGGACGTTGTGAGCAACCTGCTTCACTGGCGCTTCCTCCCCGTTGACTTTGCTTTGATTCCTCGCAGTGATCTCCTTCCAATACAGTTTGCAGAGTGAGCCGGCAGACACGACACAAAGAGACAATTTAATACTCATCATGGCACCGGCACTCTGGTACTCACAGGCTTTTTGGCTACAGCTGGATGGTGGTCCCTCGCAACAAACTTCCCCGGCGACTTGAAGCTCGGCCGGGGGGCCTCGAGTGCCGTCACCCTGGAAACCGGCGCGGTGCCGCTGCCCGCTGGCACGGATGCAGCCGACAATTTGGAGGAGGCGGACAGAGGAATGGCGGCGTAGGGGTTCGGAGTCGGAGAGGGAGTCTCGGGCTGGGCATCTTTCCTCGCGTCAAGGCTTCTCGAGCGCCGGTGCTCGTCGAACCTcagcctctgcctccctcccggGCGGCCTCTCGCCTGCGGGCCGCCCGCTGGGGTCCCACTGTTGAACTTACTGATGAGTTTGTTGATGGGAGCCAAGGAGTTGACGTCGATCTCTGGGACGGGCTCCACGTCAGCTGGCGGTGGAGGTTTCGGGAGAGCCTCGGGAGAGGAATCCGGGCTTATTTTGCGCCCTATGTGTCTTCCCAAAGAGCCGGTGTAACCAAAGCCCGTTTGCTTGAACCCTTTGGGTCCCGCGCCGTTTAACTTGACGCGTTTCAGGCCAGCTTCGTTGTACTCCTCGTCGCTGGTCTCATCTCTGCTTCTCTGCGATTCCCCGGCTCTCTCTTTGTGTCGGGGTTCGGCTCTTCTGCCGGCTCCACCCTCCTCGTCCCCTTGTGTTCCTGCCTGACCGTCCCCCGGAGGCCTCTTATGAGGGCTCCCAAAAATCTCCCCGACCTCATCGTCTGACGGAGACACGGGGGATCGTGCTGTGTTTGCAGCACGGCTAAAGGGGTTTGTGAACTCCTGCGCTCCTCGATTTGTTTTGGGGTGGCTGTTGAGAGGTGAAGGTGGCCCCGAGCCGGGAACGGGACTGTTCAGCTGCACTCCATAGGAGTCCCCCTTCTCGCCATCTTTCATGACCACATAAGGCTGTCCGGAGATCCCCTGAACGTGCACTGCCACCCCGTACTTATTGGAAGGAGAGGCTGCGCTGTTGTTCCCTCTGGATTTATCGGGATAACCTCCGCCTGTGTCGTGGAGGTCCTTGATGAAGCGGATCTGGACGCCGTAGTCCACAAGGGGCTTCCGGTCTGTGGACGCAGGGTTCATGCTGACTTCCTGGTTTCTCTGAGAGCAGCCTTGGGGGCAGAACAGCAAAGACACAAATTAGGTGAATCGAAAGCTGGAcgagaaatcccccccccctttttcgcACTCATTGGCAAAAGACATTTTGTACATGTGTTGCTTTGCTAAAATATGAATTTTGCTTTTGCATTTTTTAGgctttaaaaaagtaaacacTCTGCAACTCAAAGAGTCGTCGTTCAACCTGAATGTGTCACTCCTTCCTCCCAGGTAGAGTCATTATGACTATACGATAATGCCACATTGCTGGTATGAAGCAATCCTCGCATAACAAATATGCCCCACGGTGTACTTCTGAGGCTCTTTGAACAGGTCGAGGCGTACTTTTATTTGGTGAAAACAAAGATGAAGTATTGACACTCAAACTGTCAATTTTTTAACCCAATCATTAATAATGGAAggattttctttcctgtttttatGTAACAGTTGTTAAGCAGAAAGAGGCAGAggtgtttgtgtctttaataTTGGGGAAACAATTACAGCAACTGAACCATACACAGACTGTACAAATGAATCAGCGTTGGATTTGACTTAATGGACATATTTGCATTACTGTTGTCACAGGTAGCAAACTAACTTCTGTGACTTTATTATTGTGTAAATATATAGTAGTACTCACATTGGAAATGTAGGGTCCAGCGTTCTAATAAAAAACAGTGGAATTGCATTGGTATCCaaccaaaaatatatttgtctcTATTGTACATGGCGAAGGAAGAACATCAATTCCTCACATTTGAGACGTTGGAACCACTGCATGCCATTTTTGCTGGATAACTGAATCAAATTATTATGTTCTTAATATCCGAAGATTATTcggtttaataaataaataatataaaaatgaaatgtagtcTAAGCATGCCACGGCACCTTTGATGCTCTGAAAATGAGCCTGGTGATGAACACAGCGCGAGGATGAACACTCCTCCTTTTGTCCCGGCGCTGCGGAGCATTAAACACCGGGGGGCTCGGTCAGGAATGGGCCTCCCGCCTCGTCGCCAAAGTCTCCACAGTCACCAGACTTCAGAGTGGACTCAGTCAGACGTAGACTGTTTACTTTGAGCtgtgcagccacacacacacacacacacacacactggggcttgtgtctgtgtgtgcacacatacacacctactTGAAAGCGTGTGCACAGACATATGCAGGGACCTGCTTTGCAAATCACCATCTGGTAGGAGGTGGTTGGATGTAATAAGCATGGCCGGTTTTTCAGTGGAAAGAACTACTAACTTCTATGAAATCACGTTAAAACGTGTCTTTTATTGCATGGACACGTTTTTTCCACTTCAAATACGTTAGTCTTTGTATTTAAGCTCAGCAGAATCAGCCTTTGGCTTTCAACCGCAGCCTGTTTCCTATGTCCAAGACACAAAGATGTGACTCTCACGGAAATTAAAATGTAACCAAATTCAACTGACAGGTTGGTTATAGTGTAACACCGAGCACCTCTACTGGCATCGAGGTCAGATTGGCGAATGAAAGTCAGGCTTTGTCTTTCTGGGAAACATTCCTGGGATTCCAGCCGTTCCCTTTGCACTGGGCATTGCGCGTGgtttgcatttgtattaataaGGACAGATTAAGAGGAAACGCAGAAGTCGGGCAGCGTTTACTGTAAGGCCTGTGCACAAGTGGCCACACAGGCAGTAAATAAAAAGGTGAAGAGACTCATTAAAAGACAACCAAGTAAAACTggagattaaaaacacaactgaTGCCCCCTTCCTGACAtaataaaccaaaacaaacacaccggaTATTAAAACAGTGATCCTAAAAAAGGGACTGTGGGATGTGATGGTCTATTGTCTCGGCGCAAAAATGTTGTTGGACGTAAAGACGGACTTAGCCTGCTTGGTGACAACAGGTTCACCTCCTCTCGGGCTCTTTCCTGTCACAAGGAATGCTGAGTCAACAACGGGGACAGGAATGTCCCCAAACGGGCCCGTCTGCCATCGTCCCCTTCTCCTCACCCTGGTCATTCAACTTTCTCCCACTCCCCCTTTGGTATGTGATGACGGGCTACTATGATAGTAGGGCAGCAGGATTTTTTTCTATCATAAGATCGGTTAATCCATCAATAACCAGACGAGTGATTTAAAAACAGTGCGGACAATTTATGTAATTGTTTGGGTCATCCATAGAGCAAATACTCAAGAAAGGTTCAGTGGCCAAAGTCTGCAAAAGTCAGGCTTTACTCCTTCATTTCCATTTCCGATTCAATATCTTTAGGATTTTTTACCCAATGGGTGGATCAATCCACACAAGCCTGCCCCACTACTTAGATTAAGCAGAATCTTTCAAAACATATGActaataaaagtaataaatgaACATACCGCTTTATCATTCATACCCAATAGTTTCAACGCCCACCGTTTAATAGGGAACTACTTTGTTGTCGTTGGTGCAGGCAGTGCTTCCGCTTCTCTtgtacaaaacacaaacaacctgGATGCGTGTccgtcattaaaaaaaaaggtccatgTGTACATGGACACCTCAAAGGGCGCTCGCGGCGTGTCCCCAGGCGCACGTTTTTAGGACAGGACTGTTTGTGGAgcaatttatttgaaatgcaacGAAAGTGAGGATGGGGGAGCGCTTACTTTACTTTCTGCTGTGGTCTTGACGTCTATATCCAACAAAAGCGTCTAGTAAGGCGGGACTTCCCGGGTCCTTTTAATAAGTGGAAAGACAGGAGCCGCCATTGGAGCAAAGTAAGCCCCCGCGCACCTGTCTGCTCGTGGATTAATTGCGTCACACCCACCCATCCGCTCAGGCAGTATCGGTGCGCGTCGAAACCACCGGCTTGTTGACTCGCTCCGGCGGGACCGAGACCTGCAGCGACAGGGGGGGTAAACAAGCGCCGCACCTGCCCCCCCGGCCTGCCCACGCGGCGCGCGCACTCCCTCAACGCGTGCACCCGCTACCGTGACCTCTGGTGCATCCTCTCTGCGCCAAATCCAATTAAACCAAACCTTCCACAACACGTCCGGCTGAACCGATGCTCGGTCATTAGCGAGAGCAGGAAAAAGccaaagggggagggaggaaagggggaggaggaggggggtcaatcCAATAGTAAAGCCACAGGTGTCCGTTTCTGCTCGGCCAAATGTAGTAAAAACTGCCCGCTCAGTAAATCGGGGGGCTTAAAGTGTTGGACTGCGCGCCCCCCACCTGATCCCGCAACAGGAAGTGTTCAGTAGATGAAGCAGCTGTAAATACTTATTCTACCGCACCTGCAAAGACGAGCCGAATCCCGAGACGTTGCTCCTGGACGCGTCTTCGCGGAAGCAGCAGCTCTGGTGGGATAAGAAGATGTTACTCAATGAACTGAGGACACCGGGGAATcgtttattcccccccccacacaccaccaccacctctcgTCCAGTGCAACCTGTTGCCAGAACATCGGATAGTCGTCGTCCCGCCTCAGGAGCGATTTCATTGGTGGGCGGCTCACCGAAGGGGCGGGGCCTGCTGTTAGCGCTGGCTCGTcgctgcacaaacaaacacaactatGTGAGGTGTCTCAACAAAGGTGTTACGGGGAAATTATTTctcaattatatttaaaaatatgtgtGCACAGCAGCATTGGCCCGTGGTCATATCTAATAGTACTGCAGTTCATAGACAAAGTGATCACGATGGACAGGAGACATGTTATACATGCTTATTGACTCTCTGTAGATCCACTCTAACCAATTGCCACGAAATTGTATATGCAAATATGCAATTATATAAGGTGAAATTGGACCATGGGACGGGAAACCGTAATTCATACCTATACCCCAAATAACCGGAGATCAACCATTTTGACTCATGTACACAAAATACGACTGACATACTTTATACTGTACAATTTTAATTAGTGAACCATATTTCTCTATGTGAAAATTTCATAAAGTACCATATACAAATGTCAAACATTAGAAATAATATCCTAATgtacagacattttatttggtTTCCCACCAAGAACTTTGTAATATGGtgttaattacaaaaaaagagcATTACAGAGAACACAAGTAAATAATGATTATAATGAATCTCTGGAAACGTTAAGTTTACTACTGTTGAAATGTTTCCTTCTCAAGAGATCTATTATCTATGTCTATTTCTGCATGTTCTGGCTAAAAGTCCcttgtttatattttattggAGTAAGTGTTAATTGAATGCTCTAATCCTTTTACATATATAATTAGCACCAAATCATTATTCTTTGTAGGAAATGTAAGaatgtaataatacattattaggACATTAAAGGTGTAGACCCATAGAATGAAGTTCTTTCTGAACTTAAACCTTTGATGAGGATGTGCTCATGTAAATACTTACAGAATTTATGTAGGTGTCCcttataaaaaaaatgcattgttCCCTGTTTCATTTGGGGTTTCCAACCCTCATTTTAATACAAttagcaaacaaataaaaaaaaatgtgaataaaaacagacatggacaagtacaaaaaacaaaattctGTCTTTACTTCAGAGTTCAGTACCTTTCCCTTCCCCACCCGGTGTGAGACTCACTGGTCCCTGCAGGTTCCACCATGAGGCGCCAGAGCAGAGCAAGAGCACAGCACAGATACCAGTACGAAACCAAAAAAGAACAGCTGAGAGAGCAAGAAAAATAAAGGCAACTTGGACATTGAATAAAGAAAAGGTAAAGAGACGGAGGGGAGAATAgttataaacacattttacaatgACAGAAATGTGAAGAATGGGTATCGTTCGCTCTTAAGTTATTTGGTCTACTTCAAGGCCTCCTGCAGCGCAGAGGTCAGAATATAAACAGATCTGATATTTACTGCATTGGTTCACATGCAACTCCGTCCCAgattattaatttttttaattttattttttaaagtactATGCACATACTTGCTTTGCCAACACCATACAAAAGCACTGACTTCACAATTCATGTGTACTGCAGAGATAAAAAGAAACTGTTGACTCCAATGTACTGGATAAAAACCAAAAATTCATACTGTAGACAACCAAGACACATACGTTTAActtattattttgttcattgGTCAACTCTGTAGCACGTTCACAACTGATGCAAGTTCCAGAAAATTGATTTGTCCTCATTATTTACAACTAATCAGCACCGAGTACCAAACGACGGATGTACgcggtcaaagtgtgtgtgtgtgtacaaggaGGAGAAACTGACTAAAGAATTTTAAAAGATATGTTTTCACCcccaatccttttttttgttgtcaaaaaACACTTAACTTTAACGCAGCAATACACTGTagttttttgattttctttccctTGCCTGCAGTAAAAAGACAAAGCGATAGGCAATTGAAAAAATTAATCATTTTGATGGAAAATAATGCTGTGATCTACACAAGACCCTTTTAGATTTTCAGGCACTCTTTCAATAATTTGTCTCTATTTTGAAGATTTTACATACATCATGTTTCTCTTAATTACAGCCAAGAAACATTAGAGAATAACGCAGAGAATAAC from Gasterosteus aculeatus chromosome 10, fGasAcu3.hap1.1, whole genome shotgun sequence carries:
- the cgnb gene encoding cingulin isoform X5, whose translation is MNPASTDRKPLVDYGVQIRFIKDLHDTGGGYPDKSRGNNSAASPSNKYGVAVHVQGISGQPYVVMKDGEKGDSYGVQLNSPVPGSGPPSPLNSHPKTNRGAQEFTNPFSRAANTARSPVSPSDDEVGEIFGSPHKRPPGDGQAGTQGDEEGGAGRRAEPRHKERAGESQRSRDETSDEEYNEAGLKRVKLNGAGPKGFKQTGFGYTGSLGRHIGRKISPDSSPEALPKPPPPADVEPVPEIDVNSLAPINKLISKFNSGTPAGGPQARGRPGGRQRLRFDEHRRSRSLDARKDAQPETPSPTPNPYAAIPLSASSKLSAASVPAGSGTAPVSRVTALEAPRPSFKSPGKFVARDHHPAVAKKPEITARNQSKVNGEEAPVKQVAHNVLKNGITEREASFRRNANPVAETNGSVKGRFDGSLQKGKLEELQGQLICCKEELQQVQDELSEERMAREGAESRLRLQDDQLAELQEELRRASENSPHSEQTDVMSLQADLSEAAMLRRRQEEVLRQRERELTALKGALKEEVECHDREMEALREQYSQDMDNLRTTMEQFTQSQEQIEEERERVNSSMLTLQDELDGCRHQEKQWKTRLDSAAQELHNTREELLKSRSQRDEFEVELKDLKDSLLSAQKPKPASADNLSSAEETRRCREDLKQARAALDKQKGELDERSEALRALRQASGEKEAELLSEVGLLKEELQKYKAELEKASERTKESSGGSSGRTEVDYGTNAELQEANTRLRERLARMTKLHSSAPRSPETEEAVEALEDENRSLKTQLDEAKRGNVRLSKEKDELGRRLEERELEREALRRGKIDLEEQKRLLDRALEKMNKEMEIMMGESRQSVATLQTQLEDYRERSRKDIVEAQRNCKDRLAELQRAQNNLKAQQEEVSRLKKELLVCSEERDSAQLERDLLSNRLKHLDSELESEKSAHTDRTREIRALEDKIKTLEIELDEEKSGVELLNDRITRTRDQVDQLRSELMQERSARNDLEMDKSALERQMKDLKSRLVDMEGPSRPSPALNLLENKIQELEERLHSEEREKASIHAAQKRMERKLKELNATLDQERNQHVEQRDQLSLRVKALKRQVDESEGEVERLEGVRRKVLRDLEEQQELQEALHAKVTALETELKRKAQHAHRAALGSSTLSSEDEEGFYDTNVAESHPQTSDC
- the cgnb gene encoding cingulin isoform X1, whose translation is MNPASTDRKPLVDYGVQIRFIKDLHDTGGGYPDKSRGNNSAASPSNKYGVAVHVQGISGQPYVVMKDGEKGDSYGVQLNSPVPGSGPPSPLNSHPKTNRGAQEFTNPFSRAANTARSPVSPSDDEVGEIFGSPHKRPPGDGQAGTQGDEEGGAGRRAEPRHKERAGESQRSRDETSDEEYNEAGLKRVKLNGAGPKGFKQTGFGYTGSLGRHIGRKISPDSSPEALPKPPPPADVEPVPEIDVNSLAPINKLISKFNSGTPAGGPQARGRPGGRQRLRFDEHRRSRSLDARKDAQPETPSPTPNPYAAIPLSASSKLSAASVPAGSGTAPVSRVTALEAPRPSFKSPGKFVARDHHPAVAKKPEITARNQSKVNGEEAPVKQVAHNVLKNGITEREASFRRNANPVAETNGSVKGRFDGSLQKGKLEELQGQLICCKEELQQVQDELSEERMAREGAESRLRLQDDQLAELQEELRRASENSPHSEQTDVMSLQADLSEAAMLRRRQEEVLRQRERELTALKGALKEEVECHDREMEALREQYSQDMDNLRTTMEQFTQSQEQIEEERERVNSSMLTLQDELDGCRHQEKQWKTRLDSAAQELHNTREDRSGTHAASSRTLLKSRSQRDEFEVELKDLKDSLLSAQKPKPASADNLSSAEETRRCREDLKQARAALDKQKGELDERSEALRALRQASGEKEAELLSEVGLLKEELQKYKAELEKASERTKESSGGSSGRTEVDYGTNAELQEANTRLRERLARMTKLHSSAPRSPETEEAVEALEDENRSLKTQLDEAKRGNVRLSKEKDELGRRLEERELEREALRRGKIDLEEQKRLLDRALEKMNKEMEIMMGESRQSVATLQTQLEDYRERSRKDIVEAQRNCKDRLAELQRAQNNLKAQQEEVSRLKKELLVCSEERDSAQLERDLLSNRLKHLDSELESEKSAHTDRTREIRALEDKIKTLEIELDEEKSGVELLNDRITRTRDQVDQLRSELMQERSARNDLEMDKSALERQMKDLKSRLVDMEGPSRPSPALNLLENKIQELEERLHSEEREKASIHAAQKRMERKLKELNATLDQERNQHVEQRDQLSLRVKALKRQVDESEGEVERLEGVRRKVLRDLEEQQELQEALHAKVTALETELKRKAQHAHRAALGSSTLSSEDEEGFYDTNVAESHPQTSDC